Proteins encoded by one window of Saprospiraceae bacterium:
- a CDS encoding Ig-like domain-containing protein, translating into MKKEVLYVLLILLSCFTTLSGQAWEEIYYENFGTGYSGQPLPANWAENIFNGTTLGATGGEDDPCRSSLLRFYSAYLAYQMDLSATYEYYASMNLKTDDPAGMEIAFYHNPTAAASGTVINSPVVVPIIASNQPGQVVSSAIFNGLNGTHYFIIAKGPNDPSDGDHRLRVDDFRLYRRPVGGINAPPSVSITAPADGAAYLENAAIAITATASDSDGSIQSVKFYHGTTLISEDTTVPYEATLGSGLTAGSYTLKAEATDDQGSTAVDEISITITANAPPSITITAPADGAAYLENAAIAITATASDSDGSIQSVKFYQGTTLISEDTTAPYEATLGSGLAAGSYTLKAEATDNQDSTAVDEISITITATNLPPSITITAPADGATYLENTAIAITATASDSDGSIQSVKFYQGTTLISEDTTAPYEAALGSGLAAGSYTLKAEATDNQDSTAVDEISITITANALPSITITAPADGATYLENTAIAITATASDSDGSIQSVKFYQGTTLISEDTTAPYEVTLAGGLAVGSYTLKAVATDDDGDSSESQININVQGAPPSDWELIYYENFGTGYSGQPLPVDWVEDTFNGTTLGATGGTDDPCRSSLLRIYSAFLAYKMDLSATYEYYVSMNLKTDDPAGMEIAFYHNPTAAASGTVINSPVVVPIIASNQPGQVVSSSIFNGLNGTHYFIIAKGPNDPSDGDHRLRVDDFKLYRRPVGGTNTPPTVNITAPADGASYLENEAITITATASDSDGSLQSVKFYHGATLISEDTSAPYEATLGSGLAAGSYTLKAEATDNQDSTAVDEISITITVTNLPPAITITAPADGASYLENEAITITATASDSDGSIQSVKFLTDASLISEDFSAPYQATISGGLAVGIYNLKAIATDDDGDTNESQITITVEASNTAPLITINTPSNGAIFEEGDPISFQAVASDADGVIQQIDLYEGANLLYSVNPTSAPYAASYVLNGLLAGSYNLKAVAIDDDGLIAEKTHTIAVGPINPPLQFQQIPTTSLGKGDLVFIGFDNDIDNDKDRIIVTNLVDILPGTRFMITNANYCEVDNRWRSLDSLDGYIPIQSIRYEGAETLPIGSVICFDIPAQGDYLISDFMINGSSTDAFIVQNIGQRAIPDINLRKDSTSGHLFLLQGGNWRFDIDSGTYTGRMVAPPIRYGSNWDDSDCSTGSQLPGASECIAGPNFPTIGGSVYAYFDCSQYGSQYSPFAFLKEAIDPSKWDIQSGTDTLDLAETACGIDCAIIQDSIYWVFAPDTLILDCVESYQDSILQWLANNGNATASSSCQEEVSITYHYPDLNPAICLAGGQPITFIATDSCGGRISAQGVIQVNMSSPLSFEQTAQDTTIQCDDPAGILNVLENWIAQRGGATVSSNCLVDWSVALQQSSSPCGLIDSVLATFHAISICGDTISTSAVFEVEDNIAPIFSTLPRDTIISCNDLQFTKQLDQWLKSAGHATISDNCTFSSLLEISHDFGAFDGQCGSNLVTFTLSDLCGNTSTATATITIEDTAAPVITSIPISHSILINDTAFQTSIYQWLEEELPLQTSVTDLCTIHSDSLIWNHDYSGQLAPGQCDSTIVNLSIADKCGNTLDTNIIIYAIDPYPPYFATRPDTLSLTCDDPFFETNLQTWKSNTGNATVTDVVPSGWTISHTAIDSVKQRCGYYRVQFTVTDGCGNSSSSIGIVQVTDDTPPYFTGGGIKPLYLPYGGTNNLATINEWLTGDQVLRAQDDCTNEITWQTSYIIVPDTSCVEIPVVFFINDGCHTVTDTSFIHIYNPSLDTLSTGDNLQIAACEEGGTAIDQWLDNQAGISIFTNCGEEISFESIIGSGGGENCSTQNVTFSGITPWGDTLKFIKEIELQDNQDPFFNPAPSNFTVNCSDSNAEQLVANWLGSYGHAQGADDCPGSLNWYRNYNEIALTCGSTTVTFTIEDACGNTAQASATLTIEDNQAPSIVTPASSLDIYLTPSDLTAGSSNERIENLIASWLQNNGNASALDTSFCQQQNVGGANSVLNCAAYVSEFPYTESFENGPGLWSEQVSTSIWLNDSGGTPSTATGPSAAIDGTYYMYTEASSNTDKTAILQGPCFALTDALSANFLFQYHMYGSAVGSLRLEASTDGQNWVSLWSKTGLQGNQWRSADISLANYAGQLVSLRFYATTGSTFSSDMALDKLQLIINENPNPGPANNLNLSWSHDFPSGSYAPTNCENTLVTFTVADACGNTISTQASINIIDTINIPILDIVPQSLDIPCDTTGFEAIVSNWLNNYGNAHAYDPQGGEISWSHNHNKPIVPICLEGTVTFTATNSCGNSTSHTVIITIRDETAPQITTNAGQIYINSGWPLGTQQAAVSSWLATNGQAQAVDNCINNLEWSNNLSINIYDSLCASVPITFTVSDGCDNETSTIGTIIMYQSGFIVHTAGEDLDLICCAIDTDMLNNWLNNQANAQITTNCGEELSWTYSGYNANATENCSDQTITFTGTTPYGETHSFSKQIHFYASACCEQTSVSLNLVGSPGNEVVQASTSTCPSPLYSWYINGKPIPDYTDVTSASIPYGLYGPGHYSVSVDCEGYICEVTDTLELCSDFTLSLACSDQIIYHSTDHQCQANLKRYWYRDEELIAFGGDFVPFDAFGTYKLLAFCDSSCYTQATLTLSCEDINLGIIETSDELQVQLSGCFPSTISISWFVDGNEISEFAENWSIPKKNGLGTLSGLYEVKVTLVDNSCIKTASIDICDEQSITILNNGDVLTAASKFQCYTDAIPEWYLEDGGGSSFMGSGISYTPAIDGTYVVYWGCDNDCSVSASFDWVSPCTEMEIEAVFLNDNFSLIDAQVSGAERCQQLLYSWVKRAIATNTLDTVSYESPYPYYSPTGTGYYSVFVRCVGVGGDCYAASSNEVFYTAGTGCNYGVNIIRTGNELCAVVTGDACNAGNFVYTWTYNGGQLVGPFGDCITIPSNNTEPYLYTVTVECGGYCEAYAEYQVIPCDLGVYIQATNGDLCASITGTSCVGESPTYIWRRYGNIVQSGTADCYTPLSGGQYSVEVICGVDPSCEATSSILNYNYVNNCAINLTINEDGNGQLCGVVSGVSCEGETIAYSWTKNNVVYSTASCFTPSTNGFYKLTVTCGDGQDLCENEQYYSYQVPCDLSVNLSKNQEELCASISGSSCNNQLKTYKWYLDGVLLTDQGSCIIPSSTGNYTVEVSCGDCNALKDYPITICELLGLKLVALEGQSCGVSYPSDCAVLQAENFNFCNPPLSSIAAVNNIGQVYDFNPATNQFYVKQIGCYRLTTSNNCSGGSGCPSISTEYCFSSNGSTSLIRTDQPPKLALETVSSFSKLNIYPNPTQDEVNIALHVDKAQAMQLTFYDANGKAVLSDQVGLEEGQNQLQYRTHDLPEGVYIIRLQTPDELLYRKLMVIRK; encoded by the coding sequence ATGAAAAAAGAAGTTTTATACGTGCTTTTAATTTTGTTGTCTTGCTTTACGACCCTTTCTGGACAAGCGTGGGAGGAGATATACTATGAAAACTTTGGGACGGGCTATAGTGGACAACCCTTACCAGCGAATTGGGCAGAAAACATCTTCAACGGTACTACTTTAGGTGCTACCGGAGGAGAAGACGACCCATGTCGGTCTTCGCTTCTGCGTTTCTATAGTGCCTACCTTGCCTACCAGATGGACCTGTCAGCTACCTATGAGTACTATGCTTCCATGAACCTAAAGACAGACGACCCGGCAGGAATGGAAATAGCTTTTTACCACAACCCAACAGCGGCCGCAAGCGGAACAGTAATAAATAGCCCAGTAGTTGTTCCGATAATAGCATCAAACCAACCCGGACAGGTTGTTTCCTCTGCCATTTTTAATGGCCTAAATGGTACTCATTATTTCATAATAGCCAAAGGGCCTAATGATCCGAGTGATGGCGATCATAGATTGCGAGTAGATGATTTCAGGCTTTACAGGCGTCCAGTAGGAGGAATCAATGCACCTCCTAGTGTTAGTATAACCGCCCCCGCCGATGGAGCTGCTTATCTGGAAAATGCAGCCATTGCCATCACAGCTACCGCCAGCGACAGCGATGGGAGCATCCAATCCGTCAAATTCTATCATGGCACCACGTTGATTAGTGAAGACACTACCGTTCCATATGAAGCTACCTTAGGCAGTGGACTGACAGCCGGTAGCTATACCTTGAAGGCCGAAGCAACAGACGATCAAGGCTCGACAGCTGTAGATGAAATCAGCATTACCATAACGGCCAATGCCCCGCCGAGCATTACGATAACCGCCCCCGCCGATGGAGCTGCTTATCTGGAAAATGCAGCCATTGCCATCACTGCCACGGCCAGCGACAGCGATGGGAGCATCCAATCCGTTAAGTTTTATCAAGGCACCACGTTGATTAGTGAAGACACTACCGCTCCATATGAAGCCACCTTAGGCAGCGGCTTGGCAGCAGGGAGCTACACCTTGAAGGCAGAAGCGACGGACAACCAGGATTCAACGGCCGTCGATGAAATAAGTATCACCATAACAGCAACCAACCTCCCACCGAGCATCACGATAACCGCCCCCGCCGACGGAGCGACCTATTTGGAAAATACAGCCATTGCCATCACTGCCACGGCCAGTGACAGCGATGGTAGCATCCAATCCGTTAAGTTTTATCAAGGCACCACATTAATTAGTGAAGACACTACCGCTCCGTATGAAGCCGCCCTAGGTAGTGGCTTGGCAGCAGGGAGTTATACCTTGAAGGCAGAAGCGACGGACAACCAGGATTCAACGGCCGTCGATGAAATCAGCATTACCATAACGGCCAATGCGCTGCCGAGCATCACGATAACCGCCCCCGCCGACGGAGCGACCTATTTGGAAAATACAGCCATTGCCATCACTGCCACGGCCAGTGACAGCGATGGTAGCATCCAATCCGTTAAGTTTTATCAAGGCACCACATTAATTAGTGAAGACACTACCGCTCCATATGAAGTCACCTTAGCTGGTGGATTAGCCGTAGGCAGCTATACCTTGAAGGCCGTAGCAACAGACGATGATGGGGACAGTTCAGAAAGCCAAATCAACATCAATGTGCAAGGTGCACCTCCCTCTGATTGGGAATTAATTTACTATGAAAACTTTGGGACGGGCTATAGTGGACAACCCTTACCAGTGGATTGGGTAGAAGATACTTTCAATGGCACTACTTTGGGTGCTACCGGGGGTACAGACGACCCTTGCCGGTCTTCCCTATTACGAATTTATAGTGCCTTCCTTGCCTACAAGATGGACCTGTCAGCTACATATGAGTACTATGTTTCCATGAATTTAAAGACAGACGACCCGGCAGGAATGGAAATAGCTTTTTACCACAACCCAACAGCGGCCGCAAGCGGAACAGTAATAAATAGCCCAGTAGTTGTTCCGATAATAGCATCAAACCAACCTGGACAGGTTGTTTCCTCTTCTATTTTTAATGGTCTAAATGGTACTCATTATTTCATAATAGCCAAAGGGCCTAATGATCCGAGTGATGGCGATCATAGATTGCGGGTAGACGACTTCAAGCTATACAGGCGTCCAGTAGGAGGAACTAATACGCCTCCAACTGTTAATATAACCGCCCCCGCCGATGGTGCCAGCTATCTGGAAAATGAAGCCATTACCATCACAGCTACCGCCAGCGATAGCGATGGCAGCCTCCAATCCGTTAAATTTTATCATGGCGCCACCTTAATTAGTGAAGACACTAGCGCTCCATATGAAGCTACTTTAGGCAGCGGCTTGGCAGCAGGGAGCTACACCTTGAAGGCAGAAGCGACGGACAACCAGGATTCAACGGCCGTCGATGAAATAAGTATCACTATAACAGTAACCAACCTCCCACCGGCCATCACGATAACAGCCCCAGCCGACGGTGCGAGCTATTTGGAAAATGAAGCCATCACCATCACCGCAACAGCCAGTGATAGCGATGGTAGTATTCAATCCGTTAAATTCTTAACCGATGCGAGCTTAATTAGTGAAGACTTCAGTGCCCCTTATCAAGCCACCATCAGCGGTGGTCTGGCAGTTGGGATTTACAACTTAAAAGCCATTGCCACAGATGATGATGGAGATACTAATGAATCACAAATTACTATTACGGTAGAAGCATCCAATACGGCACCTTTAATCACCATTAATACCCCGAGTAATGGTGCCATTTTTGAAGAAGGAGATCCTATCAGTTTCCAAGCCGTCGCTTCCGATGCAGATGGCGTAATACAACAAATAGATCTTTATGAAGGAGCCAATCTACTTTATAGTGTCAACCCAACTAGCGCACCCTACGCAGCCAGTTATGTCCTAAATGGATTGTTAGCGGGTAGCTACAACCTAAAAGCAGTAGCGATAGACGATGATGGGTTAATTGCAGAGAAAACCCATACAATAGCAGTAGGGCCAATCAATCCACCCCTACAATTCCAACAAATCCCAACTACTTCATTAGGAAAAGGCGACCTCGTCTTTATCGGCTTTGACAATGACATTGACAATGACAAAGACCGAATTATAGTCACGAATCTAGTCGATATACTACCAGGGACCCGTTTTATGATCACCAATGCCAACTACTGTGAAGTCGATAACCGATGGCGAAGCCTAGATAGTCTAGACGGCTACATCCCAATACAAAGCATTCGGTACGAAGGAGCAGAAACCTTACCCATAGGCAGTGTGATATGTTTTGACATTCCCGCCCAGGGAGATTATTTGATCAGCGATTTTATGATAAATGGCAGCAGCACCGATGCTTTCATCGTACAAAACATAGGGCAGCGGGCCATCCCGGACATCAACCTTAGAAAAGATAGCACGAGCGGCCACCTATTCTTGCTACAAGGAGGCAACTGGCGCTTTGACATTGATTCCGGTACTTACACCGGCCGAATGGTTGCCCCACCCATTCGCTACGGCAGCAATTGGGATGACAGTGATTGCAGCACCGGATCTCAACTCCCAGGTGCTTCCGAATGCATTGCAGGGCCTAATTTTCCTACCATTGGAGGAAGCGTATACGCCTATTTTGACTGTAGCCAGTATGGTAGTCAATACTCCCCATTTGCCTTTCTAAAAGAGGCCATCGACCCAAGTAAATGGGATATTCAGTCAGGCACAGACACGCTAGATTTAGCCGAAACTGCCTGTGGCATAGATTGTGCCATTATACAAGACAGCATCTACTGGGTTTTTGCCCCAGACACCTTAATCCTTGACTGTGTCGAGAGCTACCAAGACAGCATTCTGCAATGGCTAGCCAATAACGGTAACGCCACAGCCAGCAGCAGCTGTCAAGAAGAAGTGAGCATCACCTACCATTACCCGGATCTAAACCCAGCTATCTGCTTAGCAGGCGGGCAACCCATCACCTTTATCGCCACTGACAGCTGTGGCGGTCGCATCAGTGCGCAAGGCGTAATACAAGTCAATATGTCAAGTCCGCTCAGTTTTGAACAAACAGCTCAAGATACGACCATTCAATGCGATGATCCAGCAGGTATTCTCAATGTATTAGAAAATTGGATAGCCCAAAGAGGCGGTGCGACGGTCAGTAGCAATTGTCTGGTAGACTGGTCAGTAGCCCTCCAGCAAAGCAGTAGTCCCTGCGGCCTAATCGACAGTGTGTTGGCCACCTTTCATGCCATTTCCATCTGCGGAGACACCATTAGCACCAGCGCAGTATTTGAAGTAGAAGACAATATTGCCCCCATCTTTAGCACACTACCACGAGATACGATTATCAGTTGCAATGACCTACAATTTACCAAACAACTGGATCAATGGCTAAAAAGTGCAGGCCATGCCACCATCAGTGACAACTGCACTTTTAGCAGCCTTTTAGAGATAAGTCACGACTTTGGCGCCTTTGACGGGCAGTGTGGGAGCAATCTAGTTACCTTCACCCTATCCGACCTATGCGGGAACACCAGCACAGCCACAGCCACCATTACCATAGAAGACACCGCCGCACCAGTGATCACTTCGATACCAATTAGTCACTCCATACTCATCAACGATACCGCCTTTCAAACCAGTATTTACCAATGGCTAGAAGAAGAATTACCATTGCAAACCAGTGTCACTGATTTATGTACCATTCATTCAGACAGTCTTATCTGGAATCACGATTATAGCGGCCAACTAGCACCTGGCCAATGCGACAGCACAATCGTTAACCTGAGCATAGCTGATAAATGCGGAAATACCCTTGACACCAATATCATCATCTATGCAATAGACCCCTATCCGCCCTATTTTGCTACCCGTCCAGACACCCTATCCTTAACTTGTGATGATCCTTTCTTCGAAACCAATTTGCAAACATGGAAAAGCAATACGGGAAACGCCACGGTCACTGACGTGGTGCCCAGTGGATGGACCATCAGTCACACAGCAATAGATAGTGTAAAACAAAGATGTGGTTACTACCGCGTACAATTCACGGTGACAGACGGCTGTGGCAATAGCAGTAGCAGTATCGGTATCGTGCAAGTTACAGATGACACCCCGCCCTATTTTACCGGAGGCGGAATTAAGCCCCTCTACCTTCCCTATGGAGGGACCAACAATTTAGCGACCATAAATGAGTGGCTGACGGGGGATCAGGTTTTAAGGGCTCAAGATGATTGTACCAATGAGATAACATGGCAAACCAGTTACATCATTGTTCCAGATACCAGCTGCGTAGAAATTCCCGTTGTATTTTTCATCAATGATGGCTGTCATACGGTCACTGATACCTCCTTTATCCATATCTATAACCCAAGTCTAGACACCCTTTCCACCGGAGATAACCTACAAATAGCAGCCTGTGAAGAAGGAGGAACAGCCATAGACCAATGGTTGGACAACCAAGCAGGCATAAGCATATTCACCAATTGTGGAGAAGAAATAAGCTTTGAATCTATAATTGGCAGTGGGGGAGGAGAGAACTGTAGTACCCAAAACGTCACCTTTAGCGGCATCACCCCCTGGGGAGATACCCTTAAATTTATAAAAGAAATAGAACTACAAGACAATCAGGATCCTTTTTTTAACCCTGCACCGAGCAATTTTACCGTCAATTGTTCAGACAGCAATGCAGAACAATTGGTAGCCAACTGGCTAGGCAGCTATGGCCATGCACAAGGAGCAGACGATTGCCCAGGATCATTAAACTGGTATCGTAACTACAATGAAATAGCCCTTACATGTGGTAGCACAACAGTCACCTTTACCATCGAAGACGCCTGTGGAAATACAGCACAAGCCAGTGCCACCTTAACCATAGAAGATAACCAAGCCCCCAGCATTGTGACACCCGCCAGTTCCTTAGACATCTATCTAACACCAAGCGATTTAACAGCAGGGAGTTCAAATGAAAGAATAGAAAACCTCATTGCCAGTTGGCTACAAAATAACGGCAATGCAAGTGCCCTAGATACCAGCTTTTGCCAGCAGCAAAATGTTGGAGGCGCCAATAGCGTATTAAATTGCGCAGCATATGTCAGTGAGTTCCCCTACACCGAAAGCTTCGAAAATGGTCCGGGCCTATGGTCAGAGCAAGTCTCCACTAGCATCTGGCTAAATGATAGCGGAGGCACACCCTCCACTGCGACAGGGCCTAGCGCTGCCATTGATGGCACCTACTATATGTACACAGAAGCTAGTAGCAATACAGACAAAACAGCTATACTACAAGGCCCCTGTTTTGCATTGACAGACGCCCTAAGCGCCAACTTTCTTTTTCAATACCATATGTATGGGAGTGCAGTAGGTAGCCTTCGACTGGAAGCCAGTACAGATGGCCAAAACTGGGTAAGTCTATGGTCCAAAACAGGTCTTCAAGGAAATCAATGGCGATCAGCAGATATAAGCTTAGCTAATTATGCAGGGCAGTTGGTCAGCCTACGGTTTTATGCCACCACCGGATCCACCTTTTCGAGTGATATGGCATTGGACAAGCTCCAATTGATTATAAATGAAAACCCAAATCCTGGACCAGCCAATAACCTCAACCTAAGTTGGAGTCACGATTTTCCTTCCGGTAGTTATGCCCCGACCAATTGTGAAAACACCCTTGTCACCTTCACCGTAGCAGATGCCTGTGGAAATACCATTAGCACTCAAGCAAGTATTAATATAATAGACACCATAAACATTCCCATCCTTGATATCGTACCCCAAAGCCTAGACATCCCATGCGATACCACAGGATTTGAAGCCATCGTAAGTAACTGGCTGAATAACTATGGTAACGCACATGCCTATGACCCACAAGGAGGAGAAATCAGCTGGTCGCACAACCATAACAAGCCGATCGTACCCATCTGCTTAGAAGGCACAGTAACTTTCACGGCCACCAATAGTTGTGGAAACAGTACTTCCCACACCGTTATCATAACCATAAGAGACGAAACAGCACCACAAATCACCACAAACGCTGGTCAAATATATATCAATAGCGGCTGGCCCTTGGGCACCCAACAAGCCGCCGTTAGCAGTTGGCTAGCCACGAACGGCCAAGCGCAAGCAGTAGACAACTGCATAAATAACCTAGAGTGGTCAAACAACCTAAGCATAAACATCTATGACAGCCTATGTGCAAGCGTACCAATCACCTTTACCGTATCAGATGGATGCGACAATGAAACCAGTACCATAGGCACTATAATCATGTACCAAAGCGGTTTTATCGTTCACACAGCAGGTGAAGACCTTGACTTGATATGTTGCGCCATAGATACAGACATGCTAAACAATTGGCTTAACAACCAAGCCAATGCACAGATCACTACCAATTGTGGAGAAGAACTCAGCTGGACCTACAGCGGGTATAACGCCAATGCCACAGAAAACTGTAGTGATCAAACCATCACCTTTACCGGCACTACCCCTTATGGTGAGACCCATAGTTTTAGCAAACAAATCCACTTTTACGCCTCTGCCTGTTGCGAACAAACCAGTGTGAGTCTAAATCTGGTGGGCAGCCCAGGCAATGAAGTTGTACAAGCCAGTACAAGCACTTGTCCGTCCCCCTTATACAGCTGGTATATCAACGGAAAACCCATACCCGATTACACCGATGTCACCAGTGCATCGATCCCCTATGGTTTGTACGGCCCTGGGCATTACAGCGTCAGTGTAGACTGTGAAGGATATATCTGTGAAGTCACTGACACGCTGGAGCTTTGCAGTGATTTCACGCTTAGTTTAGCATGTTCAGATCAGATCATTTATCATAGCACCGACCATCAATGTCAGGCAAACCTGAAACGCTATTGGTACCGAGATGAAGAGCTGATTGCTTTTGGAGGAGACTTTGTTCCCTTTGATGCTTTTGGAACTTATAAGCTCCTCGCTTTTTGTGACAGCAGCTGCTATACCCAGGCAACCCTAACCTTAAGCTGTGAAGATATCAATCTAGGAATAATAGAAACCTCGGATGAGCTACAAGTCCAATTAAGTGGTTGCTTTCCGAGTACCATTAGCATTAGCTGGTTTGTAGACGGAAATGAAATAAGTGAATTCGCCGAAAATTGGTCAATACCCAAGAAAAATGGATTAGGGACCCTAAGTGGTCTGTATGAAGTGAAGGTAACACTAGTTGATAACAGCTGTATAAAAACAGCAAGCATTGATATATGTGATGAGCAATCCATTACAATCTTAAACAATGGTGATGTATTAACAGCCGCATCCAAGTTCCAGTGTTATACCGACGCTATACCCGAATGGTATCTAGAAGATGGGGGAGGTTCCTCCTTTATGGGATCAGGCATTTCCTATACACCTGCCATTGATGGGACTTATGTCGTGTACTGGGGGTGTGATAACGATTGTTCTGTATCAGCATCTTTCGATTGGGTTTCACCCTGCACAGAAATGGAAATAGAAGCCGTCTTCCTCAACGACAATTTCAGTTTAATTGATGCCCAAGTAAGCGGGGCCGAAAGATGCCAGCAATTACTGTATAGTTGGGTAAAAAGAGCCATTGCTACAAATACCCTGGATACCGTTTCCTATGAATCACCATACCCTTATTATTCTCCAACAGGAACAGGCTATTATTCGGTGTTTGTACGCTGTGTAGGAGTAGGAGGGGACTGTTACGCCGCCAGTAGTAATGAAGTTTTTTATACGGCCGGTACAGGGTGCAACTATGGTGTGAATATTATTCGAACAGGCAATGAATTATGTGCAGTTGTAACCGGAGATGCCTGCAACGCCGGAAACTTCGTTTACACCTGGACTTACAACGGCGGGCAGCTCGTAGGGCCCTTTGGTGACTGCATCACCATACCCAGTAATAACACGGAACCCTATCTTTATACCGTTACCGTTGAATGCGGCGGTTACTGTGAAGCCTATGCCGAGTACCAGGTAATACCGTGTGATCTGGGGGTATATATTCAGGCAACTAATGGCGACCTATGTGCCAGTATCACGGGAACAAGTTGTGTCGGCGAATCCCCCACTTATATCTGGCGACGATACGGCAATATTGTACAAAGCGGTACAGCAGATTGTTACACTCCGCTGTCGGGGGGGCAATACAGTGTAGAAGTAATATGTGGAGTTGATCCCAGTTGCGAAGCAACCTCCTCCATATTAAACTATAACTATGTCAATAACTGTGCCATCAACTTAACCATCAATGAAGATGGAAACGGCCAATTATGCGGGGTAGTAAGTGGCGTCAGTTGTGAAGGAGAGACGATTGCTTATAGTTGGACAAAGAACAATGTCGTGTATTCCACGGCCAGTTGTTTCACCCCAAGCACAAATGGGTTTTACAAACTTACTGTCACTTGCGGCGACGGGCAAGACTTATGTGAGAACGAACAATATTATTCCTATCAGGTACCCTGTGATTTAAGTGTCAACCTCTCTAAAAATCAAGAAGAACTTTGTGCCAGCATTTCAGGTAGTAGCTGCAATAATCAGCTCAAAACATATAAATGGTATCTTGATGGGGTTTTATTAACTGATCAAGGAAGTTGCATCATTCCCAGCAGTACTGGTAATTACACCGTTGAAGTTAGTTGTGGGGATTGTAATGCTTTAAAAGATTATCCTATTACCATTTGCGAATTACTGGGACTTAAATTGGTAGCATTGGAAGGACAATCTTGCGGGGTCTCTTATCCTTCCGACTGTGCTGTGTTACAAGCGGAAAACTTCAATTTTTGTAATCCGCCATTAAGTTCTATAGCAGCAGTTAATAATATAGGACAAGTTTATGATTTTAATCCTGCAACTAATCAGTTTTACGTAAAACAAATTGGATGCTATAGGCTAACTACCAGTAATAATTGCAGTGGCGGTTCAGGTTGTCCAAGTATATCAACCGAATATTGCTTTAGTAGTAACGGCAGCACCAGTCTCATTCGCACCGACCAGCCCCCAAAGCTAGCCTTAGAGACCGTGAGTAGTTTCAGCAAGCTCAACATCTATCCCAATCCCACGCAGGATGAAGTAAATATCGCCCTGCACGTCGATAAAGCCCAAGCCATGCAATTGACCTTTTACGATGCCAATGGCAAGGCCGTGCTTAGCGACCAGGTTGGCCTAGAAGAAGGGCAAAATCAGTTGCAATACCGCACCCATGATTTGCCGGAAGGCGTATACATCATTCGCTTGCAGACACCAGATGAATTATTATATCGCAAGTTGATGGTAATTAGGAAATAA